In the Ktedonobacterales bacterium genome, GCCCTGGTCGGGCCAGATTGGCAGCGCGCGCATGGGCGCGCTCATCGCTTCGGAGACTGGTGTCGCCGTGACCTATGGCCTGAACAACGCGCAGGAGCGCGGCGATACCTTTATCGAGCCGGGTACAGCGGTCTACGAAGGCATGATCGTTGGCCTGAACAGCCGCCCTGCCGATCTGGTCGTCAACGTCTGCAAAGAGAAGAAACAAACGAACGTGCGTTCTTCTACCGCCGAGATTGCGGTGCGGCTGACGCCTGCCATCAAATTAAGCCTGGAACAATCGCTCGACTTCATCGCCCCCGATGAACTGGTCGAAGTCACGCCCCAGGCCATTCGCCTGCGCAAGCGGTATCTCACGCAGCACGAGCGCGCCCGCACACGCGAGGGACGCGCGAGCGACCAACGGGAGCGAGAGGGCCGAGGCCCAGCCGAGGCCAGCGGCCCTTCCCACAGGGAGGGACAGCCTGTGGCGGCGTCGTAAAGCATGCGGCCATGAAAGCTGAGGGTATTAACGTGAACGAAGCTGAGATCAGCCAGTACATCACCGATAGGTTTCAGGGCGTGGATGTGGTGGTCGCTTCGGACGCCAGTTTCTTCTTCTACAACCCGGATAGTACCGTGCCGCCGGATCACCGGTTTCCGTTTGTGACGATTGTGACGAGCGATGCCTTTGACCAGTTCTCCAACCTCAACCGCCCGTCAGTCTTTCGACTGAACATCGGCCTTGGCAAGCAGACGTTTCGCTCGCTGTTCGGCTTGCCAAAGGCGTCTTCCGGCAGGGACAGCGCGGCTGAAAGCGGCGCTACCTCCAGTGACCACGACTTCACCGCCCTGGATCACCTGATGCCTCATCCTGTGTATGGGCGGATGTACTGGGTGTGTGTACTCAACCCCAGCGCCGAGACGCTTGAAACGAAGGTGCGGCCATTGCTGGCCGAGGCTTACGAACTGGCAGTGAGCAGGTATAATAGACAGGCGGCCCGCAGATAAGCCTCAACCTGCCGTTCGAGAGCGGCGCCCGCCACGCGCGGGCGACCCTACTCACGCAGGGCGCTGTAATCGCCGAAGAGATTCAATGGGGGAGCAAGATGACCGAGCAAGAACGAGCCAGCGAATTGATTGCGCGACTCCACCAGGCGTATCCTGACGCAAAGTGTTCCCTCGATTTCACCACGCCGCTGGAGCTGCTCATAGCGACGATCCTGTCGGCCCAGTGTACCGACGAGCGCGTCAATATGGTCACGAAGACCCTCTTCAAGAAATACCGGACCGCCCAGGATTACGCGGCGGCCCCGCTGGCGCAGCTTGAACAAGATCTCAAGCAGGTGAACTTCTATCGCAACAAGGCGAAGAACATCCAGGCCACCGCCGCGATCCTCGTCCAGCGTTATGACGGCCAGGTTCCCCACACGATGCAAGAACTCATCGCCCTGCCCGGCGTTGCCAGAAAAACCGCCAACGTCGTTCTGAGCAACGCCCTCGGCCAAGTCGAAGGGATCATCGTAGACACCCACGTAAGACGCCTCAGCCAACGACTGGGCCTCACCAGCAGCGAAGACCCGCTCAAGATCGAGCAGGAACTCATGAAGAAGCTGCCCCGCCAGGATTGGCTCGCCATCACCCACCTCCTGATCTATCATGGGCGGGCCGTGTGCCAGGCCCGCAAGCCGCTCTGCCAGCAATGCGTCTTGATTGACCTCTGCCCTACTGGCTCCGGCTATGTCGTCGGCGCGGGCGCGCGAGCGACCAACGGGAGCGAGAATGCGGGAACCCAGTTCCCGCAAGCACCCGCCGCCGGAGGCGCGGGCGCGCGAGCCGCTGCCAAAGCTTCTGGCAGCCCTGAGCCATGAGCGCGTATCGTTTCGGCATAGACGTGGGAGGCACCTTCACCGATCTGCTCGCCTTTGATGAGCAGGCTGGCGCGCTCCTGCGTTACAAAGTCTCCAGCACTCCCCAGGCGCCTGAAGAGGGCGCGCTGCATGCCCTCCAGGCGTTCTTTCATGACCAGCCCGACGCGCCCGTGAGCCTCATCAGCCATTCCACCACGCTTGCCACCAACGCCCTGCTGGGGCAATTGCACCTGGACCTTCCCCGGCTGGCGCTCATCACCACCGCCGGATTTCGTGACGTATTGGAGATTGGCCGTCAGGGCCGCGCAGAAGTCTATAACCTCTTTGTGCGCCGTCCTCCTCCCCTGGTAGCGCGGCGTGACCGCTTTGGCGTTCGTGAGCGCCTGGACGCGCGCGGCGTCGTGGTCGAACCGCTAGATGAAGCGGCCTTGCGCGGCATTGCGCGTGAACTCTCCGAGCGTGGCATCAGGCACGCGGCCATCTGCTTCCTGCACGCCTATCAGAACCCCGTCCATGAACGACGCGCCCGCCAGGTTCTGCTTGAGCAGTTCCCCGGCCTGTCCATCACCCTCTCCTCTGAGGTAGACCCGGAGGAGCGCGAGTACGAGCGCGCCAGCACCACCGTCATGAACGCGCTGCTCGCCCCGATTGTGCGCGACTACCTCCAGCGGCTAGAAACGGCCCAGGAGAGGCGCGAGGCCGCGCTGTTTATCATGCAATCCAACGGCGGGGTATCCAGCGCGGCTCAGGTCATGGCCCGGCCAGCTACTATCATCGAATCCGGCCCCGCCAGCGGCGTCATCGGCGCGGCCCATCTTGGGAAGCTGCTTGGCATCGAACGGCTGCTGAGTTTCGATATGGGCGGCACCACCGCCAAGGCTGGCATGATTCTGGATGGCATGCCCCAGGTCGTAGGAGAGTTCGAGGCAGCGGGGCGCACGCACAGTGGCCGGGCGGTACGCGGGAGCGGCTATCCGGTTCGCTTCCCGTTTATTGACCTGGCGGAAGTGAGCGCGGGCGGCGGAACCATCGCCTGGATTGACGGCGCTGGCGCGGTGCGCGTCGGCCCACAGAGCGCGGGCGCAGACCCCGGCCCCGTCTGCTATGGCAAAGGCGCTCAGGAGCCAACGGTCACAGACGCTCATCTGGTGCTGGGGCGTCTCAATCCGGGCCAGCTTGCGGGCGGCGCGGTGGTCCTCTCGCGGGAGCTGGCCGAGGACGCGCTGGCGCAGATGGCCGGGCGCATTGCGGGGTTTGACAGCGTTCGTCTGGCTGCCGGTATTATTCGCCTCATCAATGCAGATATGGCGAAAGTCCTGCGTATCGTTTCGCTGGAACGCGGGCATGATCCCCGGCTCTTCACCCTGGTGGCCTTTGGTGGCGCTGGCCCACTGCATGCCTGCGCCCTGGCCGATGAACTGGCGCTCCCCCGGATTCTCATCCCTCCCCAACCAGGGCTTTTCTCCGCCTGGGGTCTGCTGGTGGCCGACCACACGCACACCGAATTGCGCTCTATCCTCGCGTCTGCCTCGGCATGCCGCCCGGACCAGTTGGAGGGCATCTTCAAGCAGTTGGAAGCGAAGGGCCAGCAGGCGCTCGCCAGAGAACAAACAGAGCCAGGCCAGATCGCCTTTCGGCGCAAGCTGGAAATGCGCTACATGGGCCAGTCCTTTGACCTGACGCTGCCTGCCCCTGCTCTGCTCGATGCCAGCGGGCTGCGAGAAGTACAGGAGGCATTCCACGTCTTGCACGAACAGACCTACGGCTATGGCGCGCGCGACAACGAGATCGAGTTGGTAGCGGCCAGGCTCGAAGCGATTGTTCAGAGCGCCAAACCCGCGCCGCCAGCCTACTCGCTCCGACACAGCCAGCCAGATAGCGAGGCCCAGGTGGGAGAGCGGCCCGTCTTCTTCGATGAATCGGGCGCATTCCACGCGACCCCGATTTATCAGCGTGAGCGCCTGCTCCCAGGCAATATCGTGAGCGGCCCGGCCATTATCGAGCAATATGACACGACTACTATGCTGCCGCCCGGCTGGAAAGCCAGCGTTGACCGCCTGACCAATCTCGTCCTTGAGCGCAGCGGAGGAGAGCTATGAGTACCGAGCAGAGAGGGCCGCCTTGCTCTATTGCCCCAAATGGGGCATACTGGACACTGAGAACTGATTTAAGGAAAGGGGAAACACTATGGAGCAGACACGGTATCCCTTGATTGAACGTGACCCCGAAGTGATGAATGGCAAGCCGGTGATTAAGGACACTCGTCTGACGGTGGAACTGATCTTAGAGCGGCTAGCCGATGGCTATACCGTCGAGCAATTGCTTGATAATTACCCACGCTTGACCCGTGAAGGCATCCTGGCCGTCTTAGACTATGCGGCTGGCCTGGCGCATGCCGAAGCAGAGCGGGCAGAGCGTGCCGCCTCATGAAGTTTGTGGCTGATGAGAATATCTTCAAGCACACGGTTCTTCAACTGCGCAGCGAATACCTCTTTCCAGCGATGAGGATGAAGGACAGGAGCGCTAGTATGGGAACGAGTCAGCAGCCAGGGCCAGACCCGATCATCGTTGAGGTCATCCGCAACGCCCTGCTCTACGCCAGCGAAGAAATGGGCATTGTCGTGCGCAACGCCTCTTTCTCGCCCAACATCAAAGAGCGGCTCGACCATTCCTGCGCGCTCTTTGATGAGCGTGGCAGGCTGATTGCCCAGGCGGAGCATATCCCGGTTCATCTTGGCTCCTTGCCCGTTGGCATCTCCAATACACTGGCGTACCTGGAGAGGCACGGCCAGCGCCTGGATGCGGGCGACATGATCGTCGTCAACAATCCCTATATCGCTGGCACGCACCTGAACGACATCACGCTCATTCGCCCCATCTATTACGAGCAGCACTTGGTGGGCTATGCCGCCAGCAAGGCCCATCACACCGACGTTGGCGGGAGAGTCCCTGGCAGCATCTCCAGTGACGCCACCGAAGTCTTCCAAGAGGGGCTGATTCTGCCTCCGGTCAAATTGATGGTTGGCGCTCGCTTCCAGCAGGATATTGCCGACATCATCTGCGCCAACTCGCGCACCCCGGCCTCGCGTATGGGCGATCTGCGCGCCCAGGTGGCCGGAAATCTCCGGGGCGAGCTTCATCTCCAGGAAGTGATCGCGCGCTACGGCTTGCCCATCTTTCGCGCCGCCGTCAATCGCATTCTGGATGAATCAGAGATACGCCTGCGACACCAGCTCGCGGGCTTTCCTGCTGGCCGCTACGAAGCTGAAGACTATCTTGATGACAGCGGACAGAGCGACACTCCTGTGCGGCTGAAAGTAACGCTCACCCTTGCCGACGGCGCAATCAGTGTGGACTATACCGGCACAGATGCCCAGGTTCAGGCGCCTGTGAATGCCGTGTTTGGCGTCACGCTCTCAGCCGTCTATTACGTGCTGCGCAGTGTCACCGACCACACCATCCCCATGAACGAGGGCTGCTTCCGGCCTGTCACCGTTTCTGCGCCAGAAGGCACGCTGCTCAACCCGCGCTTCCCAGCGCCTGTGGCGGGCGGGAATGTCGAAACCTCCATGCGCAACGCTGATGTGCTCCTTCAGGCATTCGCCAAAGTCGCGCCTGAGCGTGTGCCAGCCTGTGGCGGCGGAACCATGACGAATCTGATGGTGGGCGGAGATGATTGGGCTTTTTACGAAACGATTGGCGTCGGCATGGGCGGGCGTCCGGGGCTGGATGGCATTGACGGCATCCAGACCAACATGACCAACACCCTCAACACCCCCATTGAGGCGATGGAGCGACACTTTCCCATCCGCATGACTCACTATGAGTTCCGCGAAAACAGCGGCGGGCAAGGGCAATGGCGCGGCGGCTGCGGCCTGGTGCGCGGCTTCGCGCTCCTGACGGATAGGGCAACCGTGACGTTGCTGGGTGATCGCGCTCGCTTTGCTCCGCCAGGCGCTCAAGGAGGCCAGCCAGGAAGAACCGGCGAGCGCACCCTTCTCCGCCACAATGACCACCAGACACACGTACCCCTTCCCGCCAAAACCACTTTTCTCATGCGTCAGGGCGATGAACTCATCATACAAACCCCTGGCGGCGGTGGCTTTGGCTCTCCGGCTCAGCGCGATCTGGACCAGATAGCGCATGATCGTGAGAGCGGCCTCTCTACCCTCTCATAGTTCCACCACCCATCGGGGGCCACTTGTAGCGCCGCCTTCCAGGCGGCCATCGCTGGCCTGTTGGTACGTTGGCCTGGAGGGCGAATGCTCGCCCAGGCGAATCGTTAGCCGCCAGGATGGCGGCGCTACAAGTGGCGTTCGTCCTCCAATCTATCGTAGCGGCAGGCCAACGTTGAGCCGCCATCCTGGCGGCGCTACAAGTGGCCCCCGATGGGTGGTGGAACCCCCTCTTAATTTCCTGGTTGACGGTATGACACGCGGCTGCTATCATCGTGATGCTGGTAGCCGGAGCGAGGATGTCAGCCGTTGCTGGCAGGGCAGGTATACTGTGGTGGGTGAAAGCGCCAGCCGTTGCAGTATTACATGGGGGCTGGTGGTTTCATGAAGCGGGAGTATCATCGCTGGCATAGTACATCACTTGATCGGGATATGGAGCTGCTGGCGTTTGGGTATGCTGGCGCGCGCGTCATCGCCTTCCCAACCTCGATGGGCCGCTTTTTCGACTGGGAAGATCGCGGGCTGGTCGGCGCATTGAGTAAGCATCTGGAACGTGGCTGGATTCAGTTGTACTGCGTTGATAGTGTTGACAGCGAAAGCTGGTATGCCAAAGGGCGTCTTCCGGCTGAGCGCGTACAGCGCCATGCCCAATACGATCACTATCTCTTAACCGAAGTCATACCCTTCACTGCCCAGGAGAACGCCGACCCCTTCGTCATCACCACCGGGGCCAGCTTCGGAGCCTACCACGCCGTCAACTTTGCCCTGCGCTATCCCCACCTGGTCAACCGCACCATCGGGATGAGCGGCGCTTATAATATTCGGCACTGGGCGGATGGCTACTCCGACGACACCCTCTACTTCAACTCCCCGCTCGATTTCATCAGCAACGAGCATGAGCCAGAACGCTTGACAGCCTTACAGCGCCAGGATATTATCCTCGCCATCGGGAGCGACGATCCCTCCTGCCCCAGCAACCAGCAGCTATCGGGCATCCTCTGGAGCAAGAGCATCGGCAACGCCTTGCGCGTTTGGGATGGCTGGCGCCACGATTGGCCGTATTGGCAAGAGATGATTCAACGGTATATCGGAGGACATGATTAGCGAAGGGAGCCGGAGCATGGTCTTGAAGGTTGGGCTGATTGTCGGGCGGGAGTGGTCCTTTCCTCCTGCTTTCATTGAAGAAGTCAACCGCCGTAATGATGGCGTCGAGGCCGAGTTCGTCAAGCTCGATGGCATCCACATGGACGACCCCTGCCCCTACGCGGTCATCATTGATCGCATCTCCCACGAAGTCCCCTTCTATCGCACCTATCTGAAACACGCCGCGCTTCAGGGCGCCCATATCGTCAACAACCCCTTCATGTGGACCGCCGATGATAAGTTCTTCGAGGCATCGCTGGCAACCAGACTGGGCATCGCCAGCCCCAGGACCGTCGCTTTGCCGAACAAAGAGTATGTCCCCGGCATCGTTCACAACGAGAGCCTGCGTAACCTGGTCTACCCCCTCGACTGGCAGGGCATCGTTGACTACGTTGGCCTGCCCTGTGTTCTCAAAGACGCGCATGGCGGTGGTTGGAAAGAGGTCTACATCTGCCACTCGCTGGAAGAACTCATCTCCCACTACGACCACTCTGGCCTGCTGACGATGGTCGTTCAGGAGTTCATCCGCTGGGACCAATTCGTTCGCTGCATCGCCCTGGGTCGAGAGGAAGTGCTGCCGATCAGATATGACCCGGGCGAGCGCAGATACCACGACGACGATACGTACCTCAGCCCGAAGCTTCGCCAGCGCATCATCGCCGATTCGCTGAAGCTGGTACGCGCCCTGGGCTATGATATGAACTCCCTGGAATGGGCCATCCGCGCTGGCGTCCCCTATGCCATTGATTTTATGAACCCCGCCCCCGATATGGACATCAACTCGCTCACCCCCGTTTTCTTTGACTGGGCCGTCAAGCATATGGCCGATATGGCTATCCGGCTGGCAAAGGAGCCACGCCCGCAGCGCCGCGATGTACGTTGGGATACCCTTTTTGCCGAAACCGACGAGAGCAGCCAGGCCACGCCTGCGCCTCAGAAGCCTCTACGCCGGTCTAAAGTGGCAGCGCCCGCCAGAGACGCTTGAGAGGAGCTTCTTATGCTGCTGCGGGAAGCAATTCAGAGCTATCACGAACTGCTCTATGACGACCTGGCTGCTGCGTCGCAGGCCCAGCTTGACGACCAGCTTCAGCGTCGTGGCCTCTTCTTTGGTCAGCGACCACTCTGCACCGTCCTGCGCCCCCGCTTCATCACCAGTGAACAGTACCGCTTCTTGCAAACGCGGGTGCAGACGCTCTTGAGCGCCTTCGATACAGCCTTGCGCGCCGCTCTGGAGCAGGAGAGTATCCGCGCCCAGTTTTGCCTGACCGATTGGGAAATCGATCTAGTCCAGCATGACCCCGGCTTTCGCGCCGCCAGCCCAACCTCGCGGATTGATACCTTTTTCGTCACCGAACATGGCGGGCTGCGCCTGACCGAGTACAATGCCGAAACCCCGGCTGCCCAGGCGTATAACGACGCTCTTTCGGACATCTTTTACACCTTGCCGGTGATGCGCGAATATCTGCGCCGCTATGAGGTGCGCGCCCTGCCAGCGCGCCACAGTTTGCTTCATGTGCTGCTGGACGCCTACCAGCAATGGGCGGGACGCAGCGAAGCGCCCCGGATCGCCATTCTGGATTGGCGGGAAGTACCGACCTACAGCGAGTTCGTTCTCTTTGAGCAGTACTTCAAGTCGCAGGGTCTGGACTGTCTTATCGCCGACCCGCGCGAAGTGGAGTATGAGAACGGACGCCTCTCCATCGGCGATACCCCCATTGACCTGATCTACAAGCGCGTCCTGCTGAGCGAACTGATTGAGCGCGGCGGGCGCGACCACCCGGTCATTCGCGCAGTGCGCGATAGGGCCGTCTGTATGGTCAACCCCTTCCGCTGCAAAATCCTGCACAAAAAGGCCAGCCTGGCGGTCCTGAGCGATGAGCGCAACGCCAGTATCTTCAGCAGCCAGGAGCGCAAAGCCATCGAAGACCATATCCCCTGGACGCGCCGCGTAGAGGAGCGTCAGACGCTCTACCGCGATCAGCCGGTGGACCTGATCCCCTTTATCCTTGAACACCGCGAGCGGTTCGTCCTGAAAGCCAACGACGAGTACGGAGGCAAGGGGATCATCCTGGGTTGGGAAACCGACGAGCAGAACTGGACACGCGCGCTACAGACCGCCCTGAGCGAACCCTTTGTCGTGCAAGAGCGCGTGGCCGTCCCCAACGAGGCTTATCCCTGCCTGGTTGACGGGCGCCTTCAGATTACGGATCGCATTATGGATACTGCGCCGTTCGCCTGGTACGGTGAGTATATAGACGGCTGCCTGACTCGCCTCTCAACCGACGCCCTGGTGAACGTCACCGCTGGCGGCGGCTCGACAGTGCCGACGTTTCTCGTAGACAAGCGGTAATCACATATCAGAGCTTGTTGGAGGCAGGAGCTTCCAAACAAAGCAGGTGACATCTATCGCGGACAGGATTATGAGGGAGGCCAGCATGACTATGAAGCCACCATCCCTTACCATCGGCATTGAAGAAGAGTATCAGATCATTGACCCGGAGACGCGCGAACTCCGCTCCTACATCACGCAGATGATGGAGGGAGAACAAACCCTCCTCCTGCAAGAGATCAAGCCCGAACTACACCAATCAATTGTCGAAATTGGCACCAACGTTTGCCAGACCCCGGCGGAGGCGCGGGCCGAACTCGTGCGCCTGCGCAAAGGGGTCATGGACCTGGCGGCCAGGGGCGGGCTGAAGATCGTCGCTGCGGGGACACACCCGTTCTCTTCGTGGATGGAGCAGGAAATCACCCCCCAGGAACGCTACCTGGGCGTTCACAAGGATATGCAGGAACTGGCGAGGCGCCTGCTGATCTTTGGCACCCATGTGCATGTAGCGATTGAAGACCGCGAATTTCTGGTAGACGCCATGAACGTTGCCCGCTATCTGCTGCCCCATCTGCTCTGCCTGGCGACCAGTTCACCGTTCTGGATGGGCCGCCTTACCGGCCTGAAGTCCTACCGCAGCATCATCTTTCGCAACTTCCCGCGCACCGGCATTCCGCGTGTTTTTGATTCCTGGGCCGACCTCACCTCGTTAGTAGACACATTGGTCGCCACCAATAATATCCCTGATGGCACCAAACTCTGGTGGGATATTCGCCCAAACTGGAAGTATCCCACGTTGGAACTGCGCATCTGCGATGTCTGCACACGAGTGGACGAGGCCGTTTGTGTCGCGGCCATCTTCCAGGCCATCGTCGCCAAGCTCTGGAAGCTGCGCCGTGACAACCTGACCTTCCGTGTCTACCAGCCTGAACTCATCGAAGAGAACAAGTGGCGCGCTGTGCGCTACGGTCTGGATGGGAAGCTCATTGATTTTGGCAAGCGAGAGGAGCTGCCTGCGCGCGAATTGATCGGTGAGTTGATCGGCTGGTTCATTGATGATGTCGTGGATGAGCTAGGAAGCCGCAACGAAGTAGAGTACGCCGCCCATATTCTGGCGGAAGGCTCCAGTGCTGACCGCCAGCTAGCAACGTATGAGCGCACCAACGACCTGAAAGCGGTGGTTGATCAGTTAATCCAGGAAACCGCCGAAGGAGTGGTCAGTTAGCGGCTACCGAGCGCATACGAGCCAGCTTTCACGCGCGAACGTGTGGCATCACCTCTTGAGCAAAACGCTCGATTTGCTCTACGCGCTCCGGCCAGCGCGGGACCATAAATTGGAGGGCAAGGTGGCTGACTCCAATCGCTCGATACGCCATCAGCGCCTCGACAAGCTGCTCTGGCGTGCCGCGTAAATAGTGCGCATCCGGTGGAACCGGCTCGTGTGTCACTTCAATGGGGCGACAGCAGGCCAGGAGAATCTGTTCAGGATCGCGGCCCATTTCAGCAGCGGCACGCCGCACCGTATCATAGCCCGCTTTGAGTTCTTCCGTCGTTACTTCGACAAAATAGGGGAACCACGCATCACCATATTTCGCGGCGCGTTGTTGGGCATGCGCGCCTTCCCCGCCAACCCAGATGGGGATACGCGGCTGCTGGAGTGGTTTTGGAAAGAAAGCCAGGTCGTGAAAGCGATAGAACTGGCCGTTGAAGCTGGCATGTTCCTCGCCCCAGAGGCGGTCGAGTATCTGAAGCTGCTCATCGGTCATTTTTCCCCGGCTCTTATAGGAAACCCCCAGGGCTGCAAACTCCTCTTCCATCCAGCCAACACCGACGCCCATGATCAAGCGCCCTTTGGAGAGACGCTCGATGGAAACGGCCACGCGCGCCCAGTATAATGGGTGGCGATAGGGCAGCACCAGGACACTGATCCCCAGTGTGATCTTGCTGGTGCAGCCCGCGAGAAAAGCCAGGCAGGTGAGCGAATCCAGAAAAGGACGGTCAGGCGGAACGATGAACTTGTGATTCTCGCTGTAGGGATACGGCGTGCGAATCTGCCAGGGTGTAACCACGCGATCAGCCGACCAGATAGCGTCAAAGCCCAGCGCCTCCGCGCTCTGCGCGGCTTCCATCAGTGTATCTGGCCCGGCGGCGCGTCCTGAGATGGGCAAAAAGACCCCAAACTGCATGAGGAAACTCCTTAACAGATGCAGTACAGATGCAGCACGGGCGCGGCGCTGCTCAAACCGCCGGGCTAGTTGCCCACCCAGGTTGGTTCGCGCTTCTCCAGAAAGGCACACATGCCCTCCTGCGCATCCACTGCCAGCGCATTCATGCTCATGACCTCTTTAGCATAGGCATAGGCTTTGGGCTGGTCCAGGTCAATCTGGCTATAGAACGCTTGCTTTCCCAGCGCCACCGTCAGCGGGCTGGCCTGAGCAATCGAGAGCGCCAGCGCGCGCGCCGCGCCTGCCAGTTCTTCAGCGGGAACCACCTGATTGACCAATCCCCATTCGGCGGCTGTCTGCGCGGAGACTAGCTCACCAGTCAATAGCATTTGCAGCGCGCGCTTACGCCCAACGGCGCGGCTCAGCGCAACCATCGGCGTCGTGCAAAAGAGGCCAATCCTGACGCCCGGCGTGGCAAAGCGCGCTTCTTCAGCGGCAACTGCCAGGTCGCAGGTTGCAACAAGCTGACATCCAGCCGCAGTGGCGATGCGATGCACCTGCGCAACAACCGGCTGCGGAATCGCCTGTATGGTCGTCATCAATTCGGTACACACGTCAAACACGTAACGGTAATTATTGATCGTACCCCCAACCAGTTCACGCAGATCGTGACCCGCCGAGAACGCAGGACCATTCGCCGCCAGAATGATGGACCGGACCTCCTTCTCCCTCCCCAGCGTCTTGAAAGCGTCAACCAACTCGTTCATCATATCTACCGAGAGGGCATTACGTCGTTCCGGGCGGTTCATCGTGATGGTAGCAACCGGGGTATCGTGGTTCACCAGAATTGCTTCGTAGCTCATTTCGTCCCTCCTGAGAACGCCTGCCTGGTCCTGGGTGAGCGCCAGGCCGGGTTACACGCGTCAGCATCAGAGATCTTCCTGCTTTTCCGACTCTCATTAAGAGCATACTACATTTCATCACCCGCTATACAGGCTATCGAACCGGGCCAGGATTTCCCGATACACAGCGGCCAATTGGTCAAGGCTCGCAAGGGAGACCCATTCGTCAGGCGCGTGGTGATTCCCCCTGCCGGACCAGGCACAATGGCTGGAATTACCAGCAGCGCCAGTAACCTGCTATCCAGGCCGCTGAATCTCTGTGGCGTCGGCGATCTCGCTCAGCGTCATGAAAGCGGCTCCCCGCTCTTTCATATATGCGATCAGCCGGTCAAGCATGGGCAGCATATGCGCCCGGCCACTTGTCTGCGGATGAATCGTCAGTGTATAGCAGCACCCCTCCTCTTCCGAGGCCGCGTAATCGAAGATCGCGCGCCATCGCTCCTCAAGGTGGCTCACCGCCGTCAAACCTGCCTGGATTCGAGCGATAAACTCCATCGCCGGAAAGTCATCCAGATACCAGGACACAGGAATCTCCAGCACCCGACCGGGCGGGCCGAAGACGCTGGCCGCATCCGCCACTTCATAACCGCCAAGTTTCTTCGTGGAGGGCCGTGTTACCTGACGCGGGTAATACGGATGCAGATCGTTCGCCATCAGGCTGCTATCCCAGGTGAAGCCCAGTTCTTCCAGCAAGCCCAGGGTATGCGCGCTCACATCCCAGCCAGGAGACCGATACCCGCGCGGCTTCACCCCAATGCGAGCTAATGCGTCCATGCCCCGCATGAGAACCTGTCGCTCGTCCTCTCTAACAAGCTGCGTCGGGTTCTCATGCGCATAGCCATGATGCGCAACTTCGTGTCCGGCGGCGACCACCTCTCGACAGGGGTCGGGGAACGTATCAGCCGTATGACCAGGAATACACCATGTCGTTTTAATGTGATGCTTCTCAAATAACTTGAGCAACCGCTGAGCTGCCACCTCTGCCCCAAACTCGCCGCGCGAGAGATATTCCGGCGAAAGGTTATGGAAGGTTCCATCCCAGAGAGACAAAGCGTCGAAGTCAACCCCCAACCCAACGGCAACCGTCTTTCCGGCAGGGAGTCTGACCCGCCCTGCCACTTGCTGATAGGTCACAGCCATCCTCCTGCAATTGGATTACTCGATAAACCGATCTCTGTTATAGCATGGCTTTCTGCTGCTGGCAAACTGCTAGAGGGGAACAACAGGGCGGCGCTGGTTGTGCTATACTGATCCTGCTGTGGCTATGACAGCGGCAATAAATCTCCTTCTGAAGACCGGAAAGCACGCGCATGACTGACCAGGA is a window encoding:
- the nth gene encoding endonuclease III — its product is MTEQERASELIARLHQAYPDAKCSLDFTTPLELLIATILSAQCTDERVNMVTKTLFKKYRTAQDYAAAPLAQLEQDLKQVNFYRNKAKNIQATAAILVQRYDGQVPHTMQELIALPGVARKTANVVLSNALGQVEGIIVDTHVRRLSQRLGLTSSEDPLKIEQELMKKLPRQDWLAITHLLIYHGRAVCQARKPLCQQCVLIDLCPTGSGYVVGAGARATNGSENAGTQFPQAPAAGGAGARAAAKASGSPEP
- a CDS encoding DUF433 domain-containing protein; its protein translation is MEQTRYPLIERDPEVMNGKPVIKDTRLTVELILERLADGYTVEQLLDNYPRLTREGILAVLDYAAGLAHAEAERAERAAS
- a CDS encoding hydantoinase/oxoprolinase family protein, yielding MSAYRFGIDVGGTFTDLLAFDEQAGALLRYKVSSTPQAPEEGALHALQAFFHDQPDAPVSLISHSTTLATNALLGQLHLDLPRLALITTAGFRDVLEIGRQGRAEVYNLFVRRPPPLVARRDRFGVRERLDARGVVVEPLDEAALRGIARELSERGIRHAAICFLHAYQNPVHERRARQVLLEQFPGLSITLSSEVDPEEREYERASTTVMNALLAPIVRDYLQRLETAQERREAALFIMQSNGGVSSAAQVMARPATIIESGPASGVIGAAHLGKLLGIERLLSFDMGGTTAKAGMILDGMPQVVGEFEAAGRTHSGRAVRGSGYPVRFPFIDLAEVSAGGGTIAWIDGAGAVRVGPQSAGADPGPVCYGKGAQEPTVTDAHLVLGRLNPGQLAGGAVVLSRELAEDALAQMAGRIAGFDSVRLAAGIIRLINADMAKVLRIVSLERGHDPRLFTLVAFGGAGPLHACALADELALPRILIPPQPGLFSAWGLLVADHTHTELRSILASASACRPDQLEGIFKQLEAKGQQALAREQTEPGQIAFRRKLEMRYMGQSFDLTLPAPALLDASGLREVQEAFHVLHEQTYGYGARDNEIELVAARLEAIVQSAKPAPPAYSLRHSQPDSEAQVGERPVFFDESGAFHATPIYQRERLLPGNIVSGPAIIEQYDTTTMLPPGWKASVDRLTNLVLERSGGEL
- a CDS encoding DUF6194 family protein → MKAEGINVNEAEISQYITDRFQGVDVVVASDASFFFYNPDSTVPPDHRFPFVTIVTSDAFDQFSNLNRPSVFRLNIGLGKQTFRSLFGLPKASSGRDSAAESGATSSDHDFTALDHLMPHPVYGRMYWVCVLNPSAETLETKVRPLLAEAYELAVSRYNRQAARR
- a CDS encoding hydantoinase B/oxoprolinase family protein, whose protein sequence is MGTSQQPGPDPIIVEVIRNALLYASEEMGIVVRNASFSPNIKERLDHSCALFDERGRLIAQAEHIPVHLGSLPVGISNTLAYLERHGQRLDAGDMIVVNNPYIAGTHLNDITLIRPIYYEQHLVGYAASKAHHTDVGGRVPGSISSDATEVFQEGLILPPVKLMVGARFQQDIADIICANSRTPASRMGDLRAQVAGNLRGELHLQEVIARYGLPIFRAAVNRILDESEIRLRHQLAGFPAGRYEAEDYLDDSGQSDTPVRLKVTLTLADGAISVDYTGTDAQVQAPVNAVFGVTLSAVYYVLRSVTDHTIPMNEGCFRPVTVSAPEGTLLNPRFPAPVAGGNVETSMRNADVLLQAFAKVAPERVPACGGGTMTNLMVGGDDWAFYETIGVGMGGRPGLDGIDGIQTNMTNTLNTPIEAMERHFPIRMTHYEFRENSGGQGQWRGGCGLVRGFALLTDRATVTLLGDRARFAPPGAQGGQPGRTGERTLLRHNDHQTHVPLPAKTTFLMRQGDELIIQTPGGGGFGSPAQRDLDQIAHDRESGLSTLS